In the Oncorhynchus keta strain PuntledgeMale-10-30-2019 chromosome 29, Oket_V2, whole genome shotgun sequence genome, one interval contains:
- the pold4 gene encoding DNA polymerase delta subunit 4: MTAKRAALITDSYKVVKRSRREEKREKRTPSPPQKDTEPRPLTAREIELQELRQFDQDWRYGPCTGISRLQRWERAAQHGLNPPQEIRDLLLSADTDPDYTHCLWSDYPL; the protein is encoded by the exons ATGACGGCCAAACGTGCAGCTCTGATCACCGACTCCTACAAGGTGGTAAAGAGAtccaggagagaggagaagagggagaagaggaccccatctcctccccaGAAGG ACACTGAGCCGCGCCCCCTCACGGCCAGAGAGATAGAGCTGCAGGAGCTGAGGCAGTTTGACCAGGACTGGCGGTATGGACCCTGCACAG gtaTCAGTCGCTTGCAGCGGTGGGAGAGAGCTGCACAGCATGGGTTAAACCCCCCTCAGGAGATCAGAGATTTGCTACTTAGCGCAGACACAGACCCGGACTACACACACTG CCTGTGGAGTGACTATCCATTGTGA